The Chloroflexota bacterium genomic sequence ACCGTCAGCGGCGGCGGCAACCAGCTCGCGGCCACGCACTCCCAGAGCTTCGAGGGCTTCTATGCCTCCGTCCCCGGCTTGAAGGTTGTCGCGCCCGCCACGCCCGCCGATGCCCGCGGCCTCCTCAAGACGGCGCTCAAGGACCACAACACCGTCATCTTTGTGGAGCACTCGCTGCTCTACGGCGTCAAAGGCCCCGTTCCCGAGGGCGACTACGCCATCCCATTCGGCAAGGCCGATGTGAAGCGCCAGGGCAAGGACATCACCATCGTCTCCTATCTCCGCATGACCCAAACGGCCCTGGCCGCAGCCCAGGCCCTCGCCAAGGACGGCATCGAGGCGGAGATCGTGGACCTGCGCTCCCTGCGCCCACTGGATATGGAAACCGTGCTCGCCTCCATCCGCAAGACCCACCGCGCCATCATCGTGGAAGAGATGCCCAAGTTCGGCGGCTTCGGCGGCGAGGTCACGGCCGGCATCATGGAGCACGCCTTCGACGACCTGGACGCCCCGGTCCTGCGCATCTCCGGCAAGGACGTGCCGACGCCCTACAATAAAGAGCTTGAGCAGATGTCCTTCCCAACGCCCAAGGACATCATTGACGCGGTGAAATCTCTCGTCTAACCGAACGGCCTGAGAGGAGCAACCCGATGGCAAGCGAAATCATCATGCCCCAGATGGGCTTCGATATGAAGGAAGGGACCCTCGTCCGCTGGCTGAAGAAAGAGGGCGAAGCCGTCCGCAAAGGCGAAAACATCGCCGAGATCGAGACCGATAAGGCCGTCGTTGAGATTGAGGCCTTCGATTCGGGCGTCATCGCCAAGCAGGTTGTCGCCGAGGGCGTCACTGTGCCCGTCGGCCAAGTCATCGGCTATCTCGGCGCTCCCGGCGAGAAGGTGGAAGTCCCCGCCGTCGCCGCGCCTTCCACCGCTCCCAAGGCGGCTCCGCCCCCTGCGCCCAAGCCCGTCGCGCCCGCTCCTGCCCCGGCCGCTGTCGCCGCGCCCGCCCGCCCCGCCGAGCCCGGCGAGCGCGTGAAGTCGTCCCCACTGGCGCGCAAAGAGGCGGAGGACCGCGGCATAGACATCGCGAAGGTCCCCGGCACCGGCCCCGGCGGACGCGTCACCCGTGAGGACGTCATCGCCCACGCCTCCCAGGCCGCGAAGGCTCCTCCCGCCGCGCTTCCTGCGCCCGCCTCCCAGCCGGTCGCGGCGCTCCCGGCGTCTGCAACCCCTCCCGCGCCTGCGCCCCAAGCCCCCAAAGCGGGCCAGCCCGCCCGAGGCGCCTTCGTACCGCTCTCCCGCATGCGGCATGCCATCGCCCGCAACATGTCCCGCAGCAAGACGGAGATCCCCCACTTCTACGTCACCGCCGCCATCAATATGACGGAGGCCATGAAGCTCCGCGAGCAGGTCAACAAGCTCTGGGAAGGACAGGTGAAGGTCAGCGTCAACGATCTCCTGGTACGCGGCGTCGCCATTGCCATCACGAAGCATACGTACTTCAACTCGATGTTTGTGGAGGGAGGCATCCAGGTCCACCAACACATCAGCGTGGGCATCGCCGTCGCCCTGCCGGATGGCCTCGTCGCTCCCGGCATCGCGGACACGGACCAGAAGTCCCTCGCGCAGATCGCCCGCGAGAGCAAGGGCCTTGTGGAGCGCGCCCGCGCCAACAAGCTCACCGCCCAGGAGTTCGGCGCCGCCACCTTCAACATCACGAACCTGGGCATGTACAACATCGAGAGCTTCAGCGCCATCATCACGCCGCCCCAGGTCGCCGCCCTGGCCGTCGGCTCGGTGGTGAAGGAGCCTATCGTCAAGGATGGGCAGGTCGCCATCGCCGATATGATGCGCGTCACCCTCTCCATAGACCACCGCGTCGCCGATGGCGCCCAAGGGGCGGACTTCCTCGCCACCCTCCGCACCCTCATGGAAAGCCCGGTCTCCCTCCTGGTCTAGGCCAGCAGCTTTCCTCTCGTCCGGGCCTTCTGTCGCCCTCCCTATTTACAGGTGTGGACGCTTATGCTACGATTTTCATGAATTGAATCGGTTCAAGACCTCGATTAGAGGAGCGTTCAGAGGAGGGTTACATGCCGTTCAGCACCGTCAGCAAGAAGTCCGGGAAGACCTACTACCTGCATTCCAAGAACGTCACGCTCAAAGGCGGCCAGAAGCAGACGATCTACTACTTCGCCGGCAAGGCGGGCCCCAACGCCCTTCCCAGCCTGCCTACCGGGTACAAGGTCGTTGAGAACGATCGCACCGGCCTGCCGCTCCTGAAGAAGAGCTAACCTACAACTTCAAACAGCGGTTGCCCGGCGAGTTTTATTTTCCTCCGCAGGCTGTCGCTGTTGCTCCGAAGCTTCGGCACGCGCCCCGAGCCGTATCTGTTCGTTCGCTTCCGGTTTGAGGCATGTCGCTTCTAGCCCTGCCTGTTGTCAGGTGGGGCTTTTCTATTTCAGAGCCGCCCCACTTTCTTGACAGTTCTTTCTCCCCGTTGCTACCCTCCTCCTATCTTCGATTCTCCGTCCGTTCTCGGAACCTTTCTCCTTGATCCTTGCACCTTCCCTATATGCACTCCGAAAAGGAAGCAAAGCGCCTCGTCGAAGCCGTCCTCCGCCTCTCCAAGGCCGAGCAGACGGAAGTCACCATCTCCAGCACGGACGCCGCCCTCACGCGCTTTGCCAACAATGAGATCCACCAGAATGTCTCCGAGCGCGATGTGGCAGTCACCGTCCGCGCGGGCATCGGCAAGCGCTACGGCATCGCCGGCACCAACGATCTGAGCGAAGCCGGCCTGGAATCGGCCGTCCACCAGGCCCTGGAGACGGCCAAGGCCCTGCCGGAGACGGAGGGCTGGTTGCCTCTGCCGCAGCCGGGCGAAGTGGCCCGCCTGAACGCCCATGCCATCACCACCCTCGAGTTCGGCCCCATGCAACGCGCGGCGGGCGTCCGGCTCATCTGCCAGAAGGCCCGCGAGCACGGCCTCTCGGCGGCGGGCGCCTTCCGCGTGGACAACCTCGGCCTCACCATCGCCAACTCCCACGGCCTCTTCGCCCATCGTGTCACCACCACCGCCGAGCTGCTCGCCGTCGTCTCCGGCAGCGATAGCTCGGGCCATTCCGGCCGCCTTGCCGTGAACGTTGACGAGATTGACCCGGAGGCGGTGGCCGATGAGGCCATCGGCAAGGCTGTGCAAGGGCGCAACCCCCGGCGCATCGAGCCTGGCGACTACGAGGTGGTCCTTGAGCACTACGCCGTCAGCGATATCCTGGACTTCCTGGGCTTCGTCACCTTCGGCGCACTGAACGTCCAGGAGGGGCGCAGCGCCATGAGCGGGCGCATCGGCGAGCGCATCATGGGCAGCAACGTCTCCATCGCCGATGACCCTCTCAACCCTTCGGGCGTCGTCCGCGCGTTCGATTACGAAGGCGTCGGGGCCCGCCGCGTCGGCATCATCGAGCGCGGCATCGCCGCGTCGCCCGTCTATGACCGGCGCACCGCCCTGAAAGAGGAGCGCGAGTCTACGGGCCACGGCCTGCCGCAGGTCTACTCCACCTTCGGCCCCATGCCCACCAACCTCTTCATGGAGCCCGGCGATGCCTCCCATGCCGACCTCATCGGCTCCGTCAAGCGCGGCATCCTCGTCACCCGCTTCTGGTATACCCGGGTCGTCCATCCGCTCACGGTGCATATGACCGGCATGACCCGCGACGGCGCCTTCCTTATCGAGAACGGCGAGATCGCCGCCCCGGTGAAGAACCTCCGCTTCACCCAGAGTTACATCGAGGCGCTGAACCAGGTCGCCAAGATCGGCAGGGAGCGGCGGCTTGTCAAAGAGATGCTTTCCTTCAACATGGTGCCTGCGCTCAAGGTGAACGGCTGGCACTTCACCGGCGTGACGGAGTATTAGGGCTTATGGGATGCTTCGGGTGGCGGCTCGGTTCTACCGATACTCTCGTTTTCCTGATTTTCACTTTGGTTGCGTGTACCGCTTCAAAGCCCTCTGAACCTGGGCCGGATGCAAGTGTTGTTCGACCTCCTCCCAATATTCCGGCTCCAAAAGACCTAAATGACCTCGTTATCCAAGCAGAGAGAAAGCTCATTAATCTGGGCCGGGTCACGATTGAGACTTTTACAGACGGAGTATTAAAAGCAACAAACGAACCTCCTGCAAGGATAAGAGTTGAAGGAGAGACGACACTAGACTACGGTCGGCCTGCGATCTCAACAACAGTTGCGTCCTCGAAGATGGTGATAGAGTCCGCTGCATTACCAAGAGGAAGATTCGAGTATGAAGCCAAAGTGATTGGCGGCAAAAGTGCAGTGAGAGGGCCGGGAAAAGACTGGGAGGAAGTCCCCTCGGCTAAGGACTTCGGCATTGATGTGATCCCGTTTGTCGAGCGTTTCCGGTTCGAGAGTAGCCTCAGCAAAGGCGTAATGAGCGCAAGCTATGTTGGAGCTGAGAGAATAGATGGGCGCGATGTTCATCAAGTTGCGATACACACTGATCGTGAGCAGCTTACCGCAGAGACGTTTGCTTTTATTGCTGACTTAGCTAAGAGCATGGGAGTTGCTCCGGAGGGTCCACTACTGCCGAATGGTTCGGCATTTGAATTTGAAGAGATATCAGTGAATCTCTGGATAACTGCAGAGGACCCAGTCATACTGCAAACAAAGCAGAAGATTATCGCTAGCATTACAATCGAGCATGTACGAGTTCGAATGGACGTGCTAACCCTCCAAACCTACAGGCGTGCATAAATTATGGACAAACTTCTTCCCAACCGTACCGCAGTCGTCACCGGCGCGGGCCGGGGCATCGGCCAGGGCATCGCCCTGGTGCTCGCCCGCGAGGGGGCGGATGTCGCCATCGGCGATATTGACCTCGGGAACGCGGAGGCCACGGCCAAGCAGGTCCGCGATATGGGGCGCAAGGCCATCGCCGTACAGAGCGACGTCGGCACGCGGGATGGCGCAGACATGCTTATCGCGGAGGCGCTCAAGGCCTTCAGGGAAATCGATATTCTCGTCAACAATGCCGGTGTCGTCGGTGCAAAAGGCTGGCAGCAGCGCCCCGTCCCCAACGACGACGACTGGAACGAAGTCATTCGCGTCAATCTCATGTCCCGTGTCTACGTCTCCGACGCCGTCATGCCGCACATGAAGGAGCGCCGCTCCGGGCGCATCATCAACATCGCTTCCATCGGCGGCCTGCAGGGCGGCGCCATCATTCCCCACTACGCCGCCACCAAAGCCGCCGACATCAGCTATACCCAATCTCTCGCCGCCATCATGGCTCCCTACAACGTCACCGTGAACGCCATCTTGCCCGGCCTCACCTTTACCACCATGCTTCGCGGCATCTACGAACAGCGCACATTGCTGAATCGAGACCAGGCGGAAATGACGCCTGAAGAGATTCTCAAGCTCTCCGAGTCCCGCACGCCCCTGGGCCGCCAGCAGACGCCTGATGACATCGGCAACGCTATCGCTTTCCTCTGCTCGGACTACGCCAAGAACGTTACCGCCCTGGGCCTGGACGTGGATGCAGGCATGCGGATGCATTAGGCGCTGCCCACAGGGCGTTGTCAGACGGGTCTCTGCCTCCTTGCCCCTCGGATCTTGTCCTTCTATGGAATCTGTGGATGATTCTGTCTTTTTGCATTGCCTTTTCCCCTTTAGACTGCTAGCATTGTCTGTCGTCCGAAGCATCGTTCCGCATCGCCCCGTGCCCTGAAGGAGGCCCCTCGTGCCGCAGACCGCCATGACCGAAGAGCAGAAGCAGATCATCACGATGATCCGCGACCTCGTGAAGAAGGACATCGAGCCTGTCTCCAGCCGCATGGAGCAGCAGGACATCTACCCTGAGGAGATCGTCAAGAAGCTGAAGGAGCTGGGCCTCTTCGGCATCCTCATCTCGGAAGAGTACGGCGGCATGGGGCTCAACGTCTCCACCTACGCCATGATCATCGAGGAGATCTCCAAGGGCTGGATGAGCATCTCCGGCATCATCAACTCCCACCTCATCATGGCCTACATCGTCCAGAGCTTCGGCACGCCCGATCAGAAGCGCGCCTGGCTCCCCAAGATGGCCCGGGGCGAGAAGCGCGGCGGCGTGGGCCTCACGGAGCCGAACACCGGCAGCGACGTGGCCGCCATCGAGACCTATGCCGTCAAGCACGGCAGCCAGTACGTCATCAACGGGACCAAGATGATGATCACCAACGGCGAGCACGGCAACACCTTCGCCGTTCTGGTGAAGACGGACCGCCAGGTCCAGCCAGCCCATCGCGGCATCAGCTGCTTCATCCTGGAGAAGGGTCCCGGCTTCAAATCGGGACGCCACCTGGATAAGCTCGGCTACCGGGGCGTGGACACCTCCGAGCTCATCTTCGAAGACCACAAGGTCCCCGCCGATGCCATCGTCGGCCTCAAAGAGGGGCAGGGCTTCAAGCAGATGATGGTGGCGATGGAGGTGGGCCGCATCAACGTCGGCTCCCGCGCCGTCGGCGTCGCCACCGCCGCCTTCGAAAAGGCCATCGCCTACGCCCAGCAGCGCAAGACCTTCGGCGTCCCCATCGCCGAGCATCAGGCCATCCAGCTCAAGCTGGCCGATATGTACACCAACATCCAGGCGGCGCGGCTCTTGGTCCAGCAAGCCGCCCAAAAGAAGGACCGCGGCGAGCGCACCGACCTCGAAGCCGGCATGGCCAAGCTCTTCGCCAGCGAGGTCTGCGCCAACGTCGCCCTCGAGGCGATGCGCATCCACGGCGGCTACGGCTACTTCAAGGAGTACGTGGTGGAGCGCTACTACCGCGATGCGCCGCTCATGATCATCGGCGAGGGCACCAGCGAGATCCAGAAGCTCGTCATCGCCCGCAACCTGATTTCCATGTACGGCGGCAAGTAGCGCCATCCTGCGCTGCAGAAAAAGAGGCCCGCCGGATCCGGCGGGCCTCTTTTGTTATCCATCGCTCGTCGCCGTCTGTCACGTGCGGGCAGGCCCGCGCCCTTCATGGCGAGCGACCCACGCCAGCGAGCGCCGTATCGTCTCCTCATAGCCCAGGCGCTCCACCTCCGGCCCCAGGATCTCGATGTCGTAATAGCCGCCGTAGCCTGCGCGGTCGAAGGCCGTGATGATGCGCTCGATCGGCACGATGCCGTCCCCAAGAGCCGTGCGCGAAGCGTCGTGCGTCCTGGGCGCCACGTCGCAGATCTGCACCAGGCCGATGCGCCCCGCGCGCCTGGCGATATTCTCGTAGAGGCCCCGGTCGATCCACATATTGCTCATCTCGAAGCAGATCTTCAGCCAGGGGGAATTGACCCTATCGGCCAGGTCCAGCGCGTCATGAAGGGTCTGGATATGGCCCAGGCGGACGTGGAAGGGGTTGACCGGCTCCAGCACAAAGGGGACTTTGCTCTCCTCCGCCATCGGGAGGAGCCGGCCCAGGATGTCGGAGAACCGCGATTCCGCCTCTTCGTACGTGAGCTGGGTCGGTGTGCCCGCCATCAGGAGTATCGTCTCCGCCTTCATCTCCGCCGCCAGCGCTATCGTTCGCTTCGCCGTTTCAAGCTCTCTGGCCCACTTGCCGGGGTCGCTCAACGTGAAATAGCCCGTTGCCAGATAGCAGACCACCTTCATGCCGCTATCCCGCAGGAGCTTCAGTCCGCGCTCGACCCCAAAGGCCTCCAGCTTCCGCCTATTCGCCGCGATCGCCGGGATGCCGAGGCTCTTGTAATAGGCGATGTCCTTATCGAAGGGCCACTCCCGTGACGTCACCATGTCCATGGATTAGCGAAGCATCGCGTTTACCTTCCTTCGCGCTTCTTCACCCATTCGAGGGCCCGCCGTATCGTCTCCTCATACCCCAGCCGCTCCACCTCCGGCCCCACGATCTCGATATCGTAGTATCCCTGGTAGTGCGCCTGCTCAAAGGCGTCCACGATGCGCCCCACGGGGATGATGCCGTCGCCCATGGGCACGCGCGAGGGCGTGAAATAGGTCCCTGCCTTCACATCGTTGAGCTGCACCAGGCCGATGCGCTTCGTCCGCCTGGCGATATTCTCGTACAGCCGCCGCTCGATCCACATATTGCTCGTCTCGAAGCAGATGGTGAAGAGCGGCGAGTCCACCTCGTCCGCCAGGTCCAGCCCATCGTGCAGCGAGTGGATATACCCCAGGTCAACGCGCAGGGCGTTGTTCGGCTCCAGGCAGAGCGGCATCCTATGGCGCTCCGC encodes the following:
- a CDS encoding SDR family oxidoreductase, whose translation is MDKLLPNRTAVVTGAGRGIGQGIALVLAREGADVAIGDIDLGNAEATAKQVRDMGRKAIAVQSDVGTRDGADMLIAEALKAFREIDILVNNAGVVGAKGWQQRPVPNDDDWNEVIRVNLMSRVYVSDAVMPHMKERRSGRIINIASIGGLQGGAIIPHYAATKAADISYTQSLAAIMAPYNVTVNAILPGLTFTTMLRGIYEQRTLLNRDQAEMTPEEILKLSESRTPLGRQQTPDDIGNAIAFLCSDYAKNVTALGLDVDAGMRMH
- a CDS encoding acyl-CoA dehydrogenase produces the protein MTEEQKQIITMIRDLVKKDIEPVSSRMEQQDIYPEEIVKKLKELGLFGILISEEYGGMGLNVSTYAMIIEEISKGWMSISGIINSHLIMAYIVQSFGTPDQKRAWLPKMARGEKRGGVGLTEPNTGSDVAAIETYAVKHGSQYVINGTKMMITNGEHGNTFAVLVKTDRQVQPAHRGISCFILEKGPGFKSGRHLDKLGYRGVDTSELIFEDHKVPADAIVGLKEGQGFKQMMVAMEVGRINVGSRAVGVATAAFEKAIAYAQQRKTFGVPIAEHQAIQLKLADMYTNIQAARLLVQQAAQKKDRGERTDLEAGMAKLFASEVCANVALEAMRIHGGYGYFKEYVVERYYRDAPLMIIGEGTSEIQKLVIARNLISMYGGK
- a CDS encoding TldD/PmbA family protein is translated as MHSEKEAKRLVEAVLRLSKAEQTEVTISSTDAALTRFANNEIHQNVSERDVAVTVRAGIGKRYGIAGTNDLSEAGLESAVHQALETAKALPETEGWLPLPQPGEVARLNAHAITTLEFGPMQRAAGVRLICQKAREHGLSAAGAFRVDNLGLTIANSHGLFAHRVTTTAELLAVVSGSDSSGHSGRLAVNVDEIDPEAVADEAIGKAVQGRNPRRIEPGDYEVVLEHYAVSDILDFLGFVTFGALNVQEGRSAMSGRIGERIMGSNVSIADDPLNPSGVVRAFDYEGVGARRVGIIERGIAASPVYDRRTALKEERESTGHGLPQVYSTFGPMPTNLFMEPGDASHADLIGSVKRGILVTRFWYTRVVHPLTVHMTGMTRDGAFLIENGEIAAPVKNLRFTQSYIEALNQVAKIGRERRLVKEMLSFNMVPALKVNGWHFTGVTEY
- a CDS encoding alpha-ketoacid dehydrogenase subunit beta; protein product: MPDLTYRDAIRTTLREALQQDERVFIMGEDIGAYGGAYGVTKGLMAEFGEKRIKDSPIAESVLVGAGIGAAMRGLRPIVEIMTINFSLLACDQIINIAAKIHYMSGGQISVPLVIRTVSGGGNQLAATHSQSFEGFYASVPGLKVVAPATPADARGLLKTALKDHNTVIFVEHSLLYGVKGPVPEGDYAIPFGKADVKRQGKDITIVSYLRMTQTALAAAQALAKDGIEAEIVDLRSLRPLDMETVLASIRKTHRAIIVEEMPKFGGFGGEVTAGIMEHAFDDLDAPVLRISGKDVPTPYNKELEQMSFPTPKDIIDAVKSLV
- a CDS encoding sugar phosphate isomerase/epimerase; its protein translation is MDMVTSREWPFDKDIAYYKSLGIPAIAANRRKLEAFGVERGLKLLRDSGMKVVCYLATGYFTLSDPGKWARELETAKRTIALAAEMKAETILLMAGTPTQLTYEEAESRFSDILGRLLPMAEESKVPFVLEPVNPFHVRLGHIQTLHDALDLADRVNSPWLKICFEMSNMWIDRGLYENIARRAGRIGLVQICDVAPRTHDASRTALGDGIVPIERIITAFDRAGYGGYYDIEILGPEVERLGYEETIRRSLAWVARHEGRGPART
- a CDS encoding sugar phosphate isomerase/epimerase; translation: MLRYSLDQATTINWTFEQDIRHFASLGVQAVSVQNRKLQAYGSDKGKQLLRDAGMKISALLSAGFFTLTDASKWPAQLETAKRMIGTATEIGAERLLLQAGPCGAMSYEEAEARFKHLLGELLKEAERHRMPLCLEPNNALRVDLGYIHSLHDGLDLADEVDSPLFTICFETSNMWIERRLYENIARRTKRIGLVQLNDVKAGTYFTPSRVPMGDGIIPVGRIVDAFEQAHYQGYYDIEIVGPEVERLGYEETIRRALEWVKKREGR
- a CDS encoding 2-oxo acid dehydrogenase subunit E2, with protein sequence MASEIIMPQMGFDMKEGTLVRWLKKEGEAVRKGENIAEIETDKAVVEIEAFDSGVIAKQVVAEGVTVPVGQVIGYLGAPGEKVEVPAVAAPSTAPKAAPPPAPKPVAPAPAPAAVAAPARPAEPGERVKSSPLARKEAEDRGIDIAKVPGTGPGGRVTREDVIAHASQAAKAPPAALPAPASQPVAALPASATPPAPAPQAPKAGQPARGAFVPLSRMRHAIARNMSRSKTEIPHFYVTAAINMTEAMKLREQVNKLWEGQVKVSVNDLLVRGVAIAITKHTYFNSMFVEGGIQVHQHISVGIAVALPDGLVAPGIADTDQKSLAQIARESKGLVERARANKLTAQEFGAATFNITNLGMYNIESFSAIITPPQVAALAVGSVVKEPIVKDGQVAIADMMRVTLSIDHRVADGAQGADFLATLRTLMESPVSLLV